The following are encoded together in the Microtus pennsylvanicus isolate mMicPen1 chromosome 8, mMicPen1.hap1, whole genome shotgun sequence genome:
- the Ankrd53 gene encoding ankyrin repeat domain-containing protein 53 encodes MPQTEHTLPKAASSDPESSSLSPSESLDHKVITSNSELFAASVGNVDWLRFCLNREHREVIADDKGFTAIHFAAQQKKLSCLQVLVEEYKFPVDLPTNKGQTPLHLVIHKNKKSDTIPCIDYLLKKGAAINSQTCHGLTPLHLAARNGLLGCMKVLVKNGANVHAQDAMGYKPVDYCRLWNHRNCARFLKDAMWKQDKKDFAREMGKLKTLKEKLTILECRYLTEYQKEQRIRREAHFRAWLQGKGLSRPQSSADPKQKAGVRPWSLILSKTLRPQTAKSFLSYPSVEAQLQSLPLPVVLPKPVYKQTTTFSRPKLWNFSNNPARSPTTEIGFPQGIRLGVHPEPCREHDFGRFLQVTPNSLGGACLRTVDNHLVTPVPQLPFELMVRALYPGATPYRIKVPQGLYPVDILKVPQKRHLGDTSTNTLAMSLRDTFDEPFLATLEASRTGVAPLSKGVLT; translated from the exons ATGCCGCAGACAGAACACACCTTGCCCAAGGCTGCAAGCAGTGATCCGGAGTCCTCGTCCCTCAG TCCTTCAGAGTCGTTGGACCATAAAGTGATTACGAGTAACTCTGAGTTGTTCGCAGCCTCGGTAGGCAATGTGGACTGGCTTCGGTTCTGTCTAAATCGGGAGCACAGGGAGGTCATAGCCGACGACAAG GGCTTCACCGCCATCCACTTCGCAGCCCAGCAGAAAAAGCTTTCCTGCCTTCAGGTCCTGGTAGAAGAGTATAAGTTTCCCGTGGATCTGCCTACTAACAAAGGCCAGACGCCCCTGCACCTAGTCATCCATAAGAACAAGAAGTCGGACACCATCCCCTGCATTGACTACCTGCTTAAGAAAGGGGCAGCCATCAACTC TCAGACATGCCATGGCCTCACACCCCTGCACCTGGCTGCCCGCAATGGCCTGCTGGGATGTATGAAGGTCCTGGTGAAGAATGGAGCCAATGTGCATGCCCAAGATGCCATGGGCTACAAGCCCGTCGACTACTGCAGACTATGGAACCACCGCAACTGTGCCCG GTTCTTGAAGGATGCCATGTGGAAACAGGACAAGAAGGACTTTGCCCGagagatggggaaactgaagACCCTGAAGGAGAAGCTGACCATTTTGGAGTGCCGCTACCTGACTGAATATCAA AAAGAACAACGAATCCGGAGGGAGGCTCACTTCAGAGCATGGCTCCAAGGCAAGGGGCTGAGCCGGCCCCAGAGCTCCGCTGACCCCAAGCAAAAGGCTGGTGTCCGACCTTGGTCACTGATCCTCTCCAAGACTCTAAGACCCCAGACTGCCAAGAGCTTCCTGTCCTATCCTTCCGTAGAAGCTCAACTGCAAAGCCTGCCCTTGCCTGTGGTGCTGCCGAAGCCCGTCTATAAGCAGACCACCACCTTCAGTCGGCCCAAGTTGTGGAATTTTAGCAATAATCCCGCCAGGTCCCCAACCACAGAAATTGGCTTCCCTCAAGGTATACGCCTGGGTGTGCACCCAGAGCCCTGTAGGGAGCATGACTTCGGCAGATTCCTGCAGGTGACTCCCAACTCCCTCGGAGGTGCATGCCTGCGCACAGTGGACAATCACTTGGTGACGCCTGTACCCCAGCTGCCGTTTGAGTTGATGGTCCGGGCACTATACCCAGGGGCTACACCCTACAGGATCAAAGTGCCCCAGGGCTTGTATCCAGTTGACATCCTCAAAGTGCCCCAGAAACGGCATTTGGGAGATACCTCTACCAACACACTGGCTATGAGCCTGCGTGATACATTTGATGAACCtttcctggctaccctggaagCTAGCCGGACTGGAGTGGCCCCGCTCTCCAAGGGAGTTCTCACATAA